The sequence below is a genomic window from Humulus lupulus chromosome 3, drHumLupu1.1, whole genome shotgun sequence.
ATATGTTTGTTCTTCGTTTATActgttcatttatttattttgataaataCGTAATTGTACTCTTGTTTACATTTTTACTTCTTTTGTTAAATCTGCAAATGCTGGCACTAGAATAAACTAACAAGATCAAAGCTTATATAAAAGGTAGATATTACCAAAGTATCAAAAAACACAATCAGAATTCATACAACAAAACCAAACGCTTTTTTTTTAATTGCTTTCTTTCCTGCTGTTTTTCTTGTCCACGGAGTGAAAATTAGTAACAGAGATGAACCCATAAATGAACAAAACAATCAAAAGCAAAAGATCATCACAAACAGCAGTCATGAGGACATTTCACAATACTAAGAAAGATCATTCTTTTCAACAGGATCTATAACATACTAAACAGAACAAACTTAACCCATGAGTTCCTTAAACCACAAAGAGGTCAACTTTTTCCCTCCTTTCTAAAAGTTCGCTCCTTTAGAGGTAGATAAGCATCTTGAAAAACATTAACACTTTATACCTCCACCCCATCTCGCTTTGTTTGCACAAAATTAAGTTACGATTCCTCTAGCGAATTGGATGATATTGTGTGATCCCACGTTTAGGAGGTAACTTCCTCAAAATGAACAGAACTAAAGAAGAGGGTAATATCTCCACCAACTGTACAAAAAAGATAAAAGAAAAGATATGAAACATGAAGGTACGTAAAACTATATCGAAATAATAGGCACATACAAAAATTCATTGCACACTGAGTCACAGATCAACAGCTGAACCACAAACACAAAATACGAGAAGCAACGCACAAAACTTCTTTCAAAAATCATCTTGAATTTTAAAAACTTTGGTATAATACCAATACGTTTAATCAAACATCAGTAATAATGCATTTCCATTTTCTAGAAAGCTTATAGCGCAATCACAATCCAAACAAAGAGATATGAAACTTAATGACGCATATCGATTTTAAAGCAAACAACAAAAAGGATGAGTCAGTTATGAACTCTTCTTTAGAAAATAGGAAATAGCGAAAAGAATGTAGGATGTCAACAACGTGGCCTTATGTCATAAGCACTAAGGTTACGTAAGTAGCCCTTAGTTATAACAGTTTAGGCTCAAATAAACATGCTACCAAAAAACATAAATGAGAAATCTTACCACGTAATATATCAAATTTAGAATTGGATGATCCAAAACATCAAGATCAGCAGCTTTATCAAAGACGTTAAAGCACACCTGCAATATAAGAATATAAGATAAAATAACAACAGCTGAAATGAGCAATAAATATGCATGCATAAGAATGAGGCATAGGCACAAACCACCATGAACTCAACGACAAATTAACATCCTGAAGAACTGAAGAACAGACATAAAATATTATGCAGATGAATGAAACAAGTACAACCATCATCAAACCATTtacatttataataataataaattatccTCCTTATCATCAAAAACTATCATGCAAAGCTCAATTGAGTAAAATATGCCTCACCATTATGCTTCTGATAAGGAAACATGAAAAGCATATGGTTGTCACGTAGCCAACCTGTCAGGCCAAAGCACACAATAAATTAAGTGTGTCCAACAGAAATTTGAAAACTTGGAATTTAAAAAGAAAGATATCGAAAAGTAATCACCTCCTGCAGCTTCTTACGTCGCCCCTTTGATTCTACGGGGAATCGTTGCAACATCAAGAAAAGTCTGCCATAAGAAAATAGGAAATAGGTAATTAGGATTGAGAGATGGACTTTAGTGAAAAAATAAAGTTAATTAGTTCTCGTAGTTCCTAAATAAACAGAAGACTTCGGCTTTGCATGAGCTCATCTTGCTAAGACATTTAAAAGCATAAAAGTTACCTTCCTCCATACAGAAGAAACCCTAGGGCTGCAAACAGCGATACACCTGCCAAATTATGTGTTCAAAGTATAAATTACCAAGTTATTGCATTTAACATAAAGTTTCTAGTTTTTCTAGCAAAAAACCTGCAAAGAATATCTTAGACAGGATGACGACAAGTCGGATTGGCTTCCACCATGATACTAACCACAATGCAACCTGAAAGCAATTGAAATATACAAAGAGGGTTAGTTACGATATCAATGTTGTCCTGAAAATCAAAAAATAATGATATAAAAGAATCtccacaaaataaaaaaaaccagcAGTTCGTAAACTATGCCAAACGTAGTATCCATAGTAAAATAAACAGAAACATCAGTCTCAACTCCCCCAAGATGGAACATTTAATTATTCTTGAACGTCCAACTGATCACTTGTGCAGCAAAATTCAAAACTAAGATAGCAAAGATGAGAATATAATAAATAACTAACACTTACATTTTAATGAACAAGACACAAGTCACATAATAAACCATTCTGAAAAGATCTAAAGAAAATGAAAATAGAAGTCTAAACAAAGTAGCTACCAAGAGACAAGTTATACCTATTAGGAAAACTTAGTATTAGAAAATTTTGTTTTTCAATATAAACAAGACTAGAGAACATGGCTTGTACTAATCAACTAGTCCATAATACACCATAACAAAAGCCACGAGGAGTTGCAATAAGCCATTAACTGTTTACATATTTTCTTCTTTTATCATTATCTCGTTAATACACAAATCCTAACACGGCCAACATTTGATTCAAAGTCATTGGTAGGATACTCGGCTTTACCAAATAAACCAGTTGACACCTTCAAATTAATTCTACCCCTTTATAATACATTTCAAACGGAACTTCAACCCCGCACCACTCACACACTCACCCACACAATCATTTGACTTAAGGTAGCCTAAAATTAATTATTCCCCACCGGATCAATCACAACTCTGAACTAGAAATTCCAAGTGTGCACATCTCTGCAAAGCAAACTCATTCCTGAACAGGTATAGACTCACTTTACAAGTCACAAGATGGAATTCACACCTGTCTAATTTTAGCTGCATAACTAATATTAATAAAGTTTCACCAAACCATGTCATAATAAAATACTAGGTGAGTGGGAAAGATctcaaaatttaaaacttaatctTGACCGGATATTAACCCATTAAGATTTAGCTGGCACAAGTTCCACTCAATACTTTATTTTATTCTTTATTGTCTTTAATGTGGAATCTAAATGATAGCTTCCTTAAAACCTAAAAGCTTCCAAAAAACCTAACTAACCACAATAAACCTACCAATTTTCCAATTTCTTATCTTTTCAACAAAATAAACCATTAAAAATGTAGCAGTTTCAAGGAAATGTAATAAAAACACTTTCTTTTTGTACTTGTTGAACATTTCTAGTTCCCTCTGTTTTATTATTACACATTTCCTTGTATTGGCAAAATTATCATGTTTCttatccaggaataaaataaatggtACCCAATTTAGTGCTACTTAACAAAGCAAAAGCCTATTTAGAATTTCTTTGAGCATCTTCAACCATGCTAGTTATACATTGTCCTTGCTCAAAATAGCTACTCCCTATGTCATTACCCCACTCCCTGTATTTAGCTAGTTTAGAGAAATTGAATCCCACTAGCCAAACATAGGGTAACATGCTGACTTTTGATACCTACCTGTCATGCTCGTGTGTGGCTGTTTCAATTTTCTTAGAAAAATGAAATAATAACTTATATTTTATTTGATCGTACCTTGTTCATGATGTACTTCCATGAACCTGGCGATTAAAAATTGAACTTTAATAGTGCATTTTGAACCAAAGATCCTGATTTGGGAATGAGTAAGTTTCGGCTCAAAATGTGTTAATCCTAGCAAACTCAATTTTGCTCAACTTGGCAGCCAGCCACACAACTGATAATTCTATTGATCAATACAATACAAATGAAGTAATATGGGAGAACAGCAAAAGTATGCTAGGCTCCATGATGAACATATCCGAACCTAGAAACTCAATTTTGGCCGCAAGACTAAAATTATAATCATGGAACAGAAACATTACCTGAATTACATAGATCACCGCATTAATAGATAAGAAACTTGGCCTCAACCCATCAGTTGATACAGCGCGTGCCTATTAAATTGAAACGAGAATCATCATCAAACCAAATTGTCAGAATATAGAtgttcccaaaaataaattaaacaatgAAATGTGCGGTTGCAAAAGATGAACTAACTTGATAGTAAATTTCTGCCCAGAACAGAACTAGAAGCGCATAAGTTGTAAAAAAAACGAGACTTGGCATATCAAGCAAGATATGTTGTGCAATCTACAAGAGAACAGAAAAAATTAGCttcgaaattaaaaaaaaacaaaaaaaaatgataagaCGTTAGAAGTCACCAAAATTCAAATCCAAACCAACCTCCGGCTGCAACTTCTGCACATCGCGGCGGAACCCAAAAACAAAAGCTCGAACTGATCAACAAAGATTAACCACAAATAAGTCACTAATATAGACATAAATTAGAAACCAAAAAATCAATCAGAAAATTCAGAAGATACAAACCCCCATTCACCACAAAATTGAGAAAGTGGAAAACCTTCTGCGTCGTCCAACCATATTCCGGCACTCTCAATTGTATACGAACCAATTGAATCTAAATACAAAAAATACACAAAACACGaatcaatttaaaaaattatggcGATGTATTTCCTTCTTTAGCAAGCAAAAGTAAAATGAAAACCAAGATCCTCCGCCGAATTCCAAAAGGAGATAGAGAGGGAGAGATAGCAAACCAAAACCCTAAGGTAACACGAA
It includes:
- the LOC133824154 gene encoding protein TOM THREE HOMOLOG 1; translation: MRPSSVGDMTSSSSSSSSVAVVVAYQLTEASNWWNDVNESPLWQDRIFHLLTALYAAVATIALIQLVRIQLRVPEYGWTTQKVFHFLNFVVNGVRAFVFGFRRDVQKLQPEIAQHILLDMPSLVFFTTYALLVLFWAEIYYQARAVSTDGLRPSFLSINAVIYVIQVALWLVSWWKPIRLVVILSKIFFAGVSLFAALGFLLYGGRLFLMLQRFPVESKGRRKKLQEVGYVTTICFSCFLIRSIMVCFNVFDKAADLDVLDHPILNLIYYVLVEILPSSLVLFILRKLPPKRGITQYHPIR